The following coding sequences are from one Manduca sexta isolate Smith_Timp_Sample1 chromosome 7, JHU_Msex_v1.0, whole genome shotgun sequence window:
- the LOC115455572 gene encoding esterase FE4 produces the protein MYFGTLIICVVLVNVQSQGIQETRIVNIDQGPVRGYKNPGEGFYSFYNIPFATVRERFKAPSPPPTWTTPFDAVDRGIICPQGPVSYVDLTNKTMQEDCLVINVYVPETNKTNLPVLVDVHGGAFHAGFGATYSYNSFATSNNVIIVTYNYRIGILGFICMGTENIPGNAGMKDVVAGLRWVQRNIASFGGNPNDVTLTGCSAGGSAIDLLPLSNITRGLFNQVIIDSGSNLATYGVQSNPIEVAKQHAELYNFTDFHNFDAVERFFLTEPFDTFIKINSNCGPCVERDVGEEMFLTEAPYTILNRGDYIKYPTLYGLSDMEGLFPHEAIEVISQILESNFANFLPSDLQFSSEEERQRVAESVKYFYFGNESIASNFLKLVDFQSDITFVTSILRTVKLNVNAGHREFYLYEYSFYEEDAVIKGAPHCAQARAARDEDETNLTEDYRRVKTFIREFWFNFMTAGNPVINATPVASWPTVGQNRSPHLSVGRSIELRGPLMQERAEFWDAIYERHYRVPVPPTRDSASSLAPRNVAIIAILLTIYTLL, from the exons ATGTATTTTGGGACGCTAATCATATGTGTTGTACTAGTAAATGTGCAGAGTCAAGGAATTCAAGAGACGAGAATAGTAAACATAGACCAAGGACCGGTGCGAGGATATAAGAATCCAGGGGAGGGATTCTATTCGTTCTACAACATACCCTTTGCAACTGTTAGGGAAAGATTTaag GCGCCATCTCCACCACCCACATGGACAACACCTTTCGATGCCGTAGATCGGGGCATCATTTGCCCTCAGGGTCCTGTGTCATATGTCGACTTAACCAACAAGACCATGCAAGAAGATTGCCTTGTTATAAACGTATACGTTCCTGAGACAAATAAGACCAATCTCCCTGTCCTTGTAGACGTTCACGGCGGAGCCTTTCATGCTGGATTCGGAGCAACATACTCTTATAATTCATTTGCTACGTCAAATAATGTTATCATAGTTACCTACAACTACCGGATCGGCATACTAGGGTTcatatgtatgggcacagagaATATTCCGGGTAATGCTGGCATGAAAGATGTAGTTGCAGGCCTTCGGTGGGTGCAACGAAACATTGCAAGCTTTGGAGGAAACCCTAACGATGTAACTCTAACTGGCTGTAGCGCTGGTGGTTCGGCAATTGATCTCCTGCCTCTGTCAAATATAACGAGAGGACTATTCAATCAAGTTATAATAGACAGTGGATCAAATCTTGCTACTTATGGGGTACAATCGAATCCCATTGAAGTGGCGAAACAACATGCTGAGTTATACAATTTCACAGACTTCCATAATTTCGATGCTGTGGAGCGATTCTTCTTGACTGAACCAtttgatacatttataaaaataaattctaactgcggaccaTGCGTAGAACGCGATGTAGGTGAAGAGATGTTTTTGACTGAAGCTCCGTACACAATTTTGAACAGAGgagattatataaaatatccgaCGTTGTACGGGCTGAGTGACATGGAAGGATTATTCCCTCATGAAGCAATAGAAGTAATAAGTCAGATTTTGGAAAGTAACTTCGCAAACTTTCTGCCAAGCGATTTGCAATTTAGCAGCGAAGAAGAAAGACAACGCGTAGCTGAATCagtgaagtatttttatttcgggaatGAAAGTATTGCATCAAATTTTTTGAAACTCGTCGACTTTCAGTCTGATATAACTTTTGTAACTTCCATATTGAGAACTGTGAAACTGAATGTAAACGCTGGTCATAGGGAGTTCTATTTGTATGAGTATTCTTTTTATGAAGAAGATGCTGTGATTAAAGGGGCACCCCATTGTGCCCAAGCACGGGCTGCGAGAGATGAAGACGAAACCAACCTTACAGAGGACTACAGGAGGGTTAAGACTTTCATAAGAGAATTTTGGTTTAACTTCATGACTGCTGG AAATCCAGTAATCAACGCGACACCAGTCGCCTCATGGCCTACAGTGGGTCAAAACCGATCTCCTCATCTGTCCGTGGGTCGAAGCATAGAGCTTCGTGGTCCACTAATGCAGGAACGAGCTGAATTTTGGGATGCGATATATGAGCGACACTACAGAGTGCCAGTACCACCTACCAGAGATTCCGCCAGTTCACTAGCACCAAGAAATGTTGCAATTATAGCAATTCTTTTAACTATTTATACTCTTTTGtag